Within the Miscanthus floridulus cultivar M001 chromosome 17, ASM1932011v1, whole genome shotgun sequence genome, the region CCACCGCGGCGACGACTAGAGTGACAAGGGACAGCGCGATCCCCGTGCCGATCCGCTGCAGCATGGTGATGCCCGAGGCGACGCCGGTGACCCCGCGCGCCACGGGCACCAGGAAGCGGTCGTACAGCACGATGCAGGTGACGATGCTGGCGCCGAGGAAGCACTGCAGCGCCGCGGGGGGTATCTGGAACGACTGCCCGACCCTCCGGTCCAGCGTCGCCGCCTGCTTCGTGAAGAGCGTGGGCGGCTGCGCGAACACCACGCCGTAGAGCAGGCACGTCGCCCATATCGGGAACAGCCTTGCCAGCCCCTTCACCTCTTCCGCGAGCACGGCGTCCTGGGGGAGCTCATCACCGTGTCCCAGCTCCACCGACCCGGCTTCATGCGACCTCTTCTTCCTCCAGGCCACGAAGGCCTTGCGGACCAGTGAGAACGTGCTGGCACTGGCACCACCACCGTTGCTCCCGCGGGAGCCGTAGAACCTGTAGGTCCTCGTGCCAAGCAGGAAGACGGCGAGCGCGAGTAGCATGGCCATGGACGGCACGCCAAAGCCGAGGGCCCAGCCGACGTTGTCCTGCACGTAGCTCATGAGCGCGatcgtcacggtggcgctcgtgCAGAGCCCCATATACCACCAGTTGAAGAAGGTGGCCCGGGACACGGACTCGTCGGGGTCTGTCGCGTCGAATTGGTCCGCGCCGAAGGCCTGGACGCAGGGCTTGTGCCCGCTCTGGGCGATGGCCACCAGGTAGAGGGAGACGTAGAAGAAGGCCGTCTGGAGGGAGGAAGTCGAGCATCCGTCGGCGGAGTCACGGCATTGTTGAGGTGATGAGAAAATTGATGAGAGCGTCAGCATCCCAAGGCCCTGCCATTTGCCAAATTTGGGTGAGAAGAAATGAAGAATGCACATACTGTAGTATGTACTAGTTCTACCCACACTTTGGTGAAAGTGTGGCTTTTGACAAAAGGGCAATGTTTTGAGATTCATGCAACAAAGCTTTGTAAAATTTCGCACAGATACATGAACATGATAATATTGATATGCATCTTTAAATAGGTTTCCATAGTTTTCCCGCTCTAATTTATTTGGTTTATAAACATACAACATGCCAACATCAGTACATCACATTTCTTTCGACAAGCAGGCTATTCGCAGGAATCATGTTTACTCGAAGCATGCCATATCATCACAGCAGCCTTTGGCTGTTTGGATCCATACGACTATCAACGTTTTTACTTTTGACGCTTAGTTGGAAAATGGACATCATACAGGTAGTGTATATTCATTTCTCGGGGAAACATGATTTGAATCTCCAAGGGACGTACTGTAAGCGTTTTTTGGTTGGTTCCGTTTCTAATTCGAACAGAACATTTGTTACCCAAATTAGACTTAGCGTGACTCGTTTTTTTTGCTCCCATATTtgggccccgtttagatccaaaattttttggattttggctcactgtagcatttcgtttgtatttggtaattagtgtttaattatggactaattaggttcaaaagtttcgtctcgcgatttctcgaccaactgtgtaattagtttttttttcgtctacatttagtactctatgcatgtgccgcaagattcgatgtgacgggtactgcacaaaattttttggattctAAACAGGCCCTTGGTTGGTTCCGTTTGTAATTTGAATGCGACCACCTACCGGTAATGCTCCTATTTTGCCTCTGAACTGTCAGGCTTCACTGAAGTATACAATCACACGCTTTGATTTCTGCTGAAGTCGACACACTGAAAACGACTGAACGAACCAAAGAAGATACGCGCATGCGCAACACAATCAAGTTGAAAACGGGGGCAGTTGCACAGACGTACGTAATGAGGAGGTCGCGTAGTCCTCTTGAATTCAGATTCAGAACGCACAGGAAAAGACGTCTCCATGGGCATCTAGGATGATGGTTCTAACATGGAAAATGGAGACATTTTTTTTGTGTTACGTGAGTCGTGAGATAGGATGGATGGTTGCTCAGGGGCAGGCTGAGCGAGCCGCTCGAGAGTCGAGTCAGCCTCTACGTGTCCGGCGACCGGACAACAGGATGCGCGGTGAGCTTGCTATACTGCTGAGCTACGATACGAACACTACTGTACATAAACCCAAAAAATACATGAATACGTCAAGTATGAAACAGGATGCATGAGCGTCAGCTAAGCAACCACCAGTTCTTGTCTGATTCTCGGAATCTATACATCACCCCTCCAGATGAAAAACTTGTTTAACAACCTTTTGTTTTTTAAAACCCGTCAGGAGTTTTTCTGGACTCATTTTACCTCATTTTGTGCCGAATTTGATGCTCGGAGTGGTGGTCGTGGACAGGTCAGCGATCACATGACAATAAAGAGTATAACCCAAGCAAGCACGGAGCGGAAATTGATTAAGTATGTCGGGGGTGAGATGGAGGAGATCGAAAGCGGTGCGGCGTGGTTGGGGGCTCACCGTGATGTAGAGCACGGAGGAGGCGACGATGGTGCGGTAGCGTCCGAGCCAGGagtcggcgacggcggcgccgaGGAGCGGCAGCATGGACGCGGCGCCCGACCACGcgttcaccgccgccgccgcggccgccgtggTCTGCCCGAGCGGGCCGGTCAGGTAGCTGATCAGGTTGGACGAGATGCCGTAGTACGCGAACCGCTCCGCCACCTCCACCCCTGCACGCACGCACCTCCCGCCAGTAAGCGAATCGGATCGAGGTCGAGGCCGATCGAGCGCCGGCGAGATCGTGGGGGGCAGCGGGGCTTACAGATTATGAAGAGGGCGGACCTCCAGCCGCCCGTGGACGGCGCGCGGCGTCCGGGGAGGAGCGGGTCCGAGGAGGCAGGGCCCGAATCAGACGCCATGGCTGGCTGGCAACTGAGGCGGGTGTGCTCGCGGAGTGCGAGCGAGCGGAGAGAACCTCTTCTCAGCGGAGGCGTTGGCGCGGGCCCGCGTCTGGACGAAGGAAGAGGCGTGGGCTCTTTCGTAAAGAGAGGGAGGGGTGGGCGCTGGGCAGGTGGCAGTTGGTTGCTCCGTCATAAACCCGCATAGAAATATTATATTATATCTAtataaagagttaaatgcatcagaGATTCATTAACTTGTGAGAAAGTTTCAATTGAGTTCATCAACTTccaaagtggctttttgggtccataaacttttaaaatagtTCACTACAGTCCATAcatatttatttaaccttaaatttaAAGCACATTTGTAAAAAAACCCTTCTCACACGCATGCAGTGCATGCATGGCCGGGTTTAGTGCTTTACTTGCTGGTGCCTTCCTCCACGTACGACCGGAGCACGAACGTCTCGTACCGCGCCCTGTCGTCCGCGCCGGCGGCGACGACCTCGCGCACCAGCTCCCGCGTCACGGGCGCGCCGCAGCTCGGGTCCGGGCACCGCAGCACCAGGCACCGCGcgccgtcgccaccgcctcgTGGATGTAGCCGCCCCGGCACTCGCGGCAGTAGTAGTGCGCGCAGCCCGCCGAGATCATCTCGCCAGCGGAGTGGACGTCGAAGCATATGGCGCAGGTGAGCGGCCGGTCGTTGACCGCCGTGGCGGCGTCACCCTGGTCCGCCGTCAGGCCCACGGCCTCGCGGATGCGCCGCTCGTCGGAGAACCACTCGTTCTCCAGCCGCTCGGGGTCCCACCGGCAGTGCCGCAGGAAGACGGCGGCCGCGCCCCCGGCGCCCGAGTCTGGCGATGGCGCCCCCGGCGAGCCGTGCTCCTGGCGGTCGTAGGTGGCGCGCCATGGAAAATTCTTCCTCGTTGTTCCCGGCGCCCCGTCCTCCCCGGCATTCGTCCTCCCCTAGCCCGAGCCCCGTCCCGGCCGCCCATGTCGCGTGAGGCACCGCCCGCCCCGCACCTGCAAGGGGAGGTCACTGTCAACAAGAGCCGCTTCTGCTTCCCGCTCAACTCCGTCGCCACCTCCGCCGGCGTCTTCGCCGGCGACGACCCGCTCAAGTTCCACGGGCAGAAAAACGAGCCGTTAGCTTTCCCCATAAACAACGCAGGCTTGTTATTTACGGCTCGCGCGGCGGTGCTCTGCTCTGGTCTGTGCTCGGTTCGCTTCTGCTCCATCGGGTGCGTGTGCGTGCGTGCACGTGCGGCGCCAGCTTGCTAGCTGCAGCGGAAGCAGCCGGATAAGATATGGCCAATGGTGGGACGGCGTCGCGAGGCCCGCCCGACGGCTCGCCGGCCGCGCTGCGGGGCCTGGTGCAGCAGCCCCTCCTCCACGCCTACGAGGCGCGCAAGGACCCGGAGGCGCGCGGCTTCGGCCCGGCGCAGCCCGACGGCGGCGCGAGCTTCGTGTGGACCTGCTTCAATGGCCTCAACGGCCTCTCCGGTGAGTGTGTACACGTCGCGTTTGCGGCCTGCGTTGCCAGCTTCGTTTCTACTGGAGTTATACAGGGCGTTGCCATGCCAATGTTGGTTGTTCTTGGTTTCTCTCAGGCGTCGGGCTGCTGTCCATCCCGTACGCGCTGTCAGAGGGCGGGTGGCTGAGCCTGGCGCTGCTGCTCGTCGTCGCGACGGCGTGCTGCTACACGGGCCTGCTCCTGCAGCGGTGCATGGACGCGTCCCCGGCCGTGCGGGGCTACCCGGACATCGGCGCGCTCGCGTCCGGGCACCGCAGCACCAGGCACCGCGcgccgtcgccaccgcctcgTGGATGTAGCCGCCTCGGCACTCGCTCAAGTTCTACTTCCCGCTCCTCCTCTATCATGTCTGCGCCGTCTTCGCGCTCTCCCGCGGCGTGCACGCCCTGCTCAGCTGCGCCAACGTGCCCCTCGTCATCTCCCAGATCGTGGTACGTAGAGGAGTACTTGCGTTGCATGATGCATGCGTGCCAAATACTGGATGTAGTACACGGCCGGCGCGCTAATTGCAGCGTGTGCACACAACAGGTCGGCGCGCTGCTCGGGCCGTCGCTCCTCGGCCAGGTGCTCCCGCACGCCAGCGAGCTCTTCGCCACGCCGGAGGGGTGGGTGCAGCTCAACACGGTGGGCGTGTACGCCTTCGTGCTGCAGATCTTCGTCATCGGCGTGAAGACGGACCTGGGCATGATCGTCAAGTCCGGGAAGAAGGCCGTGGCCATCGCCTTCTTCGGCACCGTCGGGCCGCACCTGGCCAtgtacgccgccgccgccgcggtcggGGCGCGCGTGCCAGCGCCGTGGAAGGCCAACTTCATGCTCACCAACCTCAACGTGTGGTGGTCGCTCTCGGCCTTCATCGTCGTCTGCACCACGTTGGGCGACCTCAACCTCCTGTCCTCCAAGCTGGGCCGCCTCGCCATGTCCGCCGCGCTCATCGGTGACTTCGCCAACACCTTCTCCATCGCGGGCATCACGTCCTAGCTCCTCGCGTCCAGCCCATCGGAGAAGGGCTAGCGGATCGGCTTCCTGTCGCTCCTCACCTCCGCCATCTTCATCGGCTTCCTGGCCTTCGTGGCGCGCCCGGCCATCCTGCGCCTCATGCGCGACGTCCCCGAGGGCGGCCTCCTCTGCGAGGCGCGCCTCGTCGTCGTGCTGCTCACCACCA harbors:
- the LOC136517396 gene encoding protein NRT1/ PTR FAMILY 5.10-like — encoded protein: MASDSGPASSDPLLPGRRAPSTGGWRSALFIIWVEVAERFAYYGISSNLISYLTGPLGQTTAAAAAAVNAWSGAASMLPLLGAAVADSWLGRYRTIVASSVLYITGLGMLTLSSIFSSPQQCRDSADGCSTSSLQTAFFYVSLYLVAIAQSGHKPCVQAFGADQFDATDPDESVSRATFFNWWYMGLCTSATVTIALMSYVQDNVGWALGFGVPSMAMLLALAVFLLGTRTYRFYGSRGSNGGGASASTFSLVRKAFVAWRKKRSHEAGSVELGHGDELPQDAVLAEEVKGLARLFPIWATCLLYGVVFAQPPTLFTKQAATLDRRVGQSFQIPPAALQCFLGASIVTCIVLYDRFLVPVARGVTGVASGITMLQRIGTGIALSLVTLVVAAVVEMKRLRVARDAGGGLVVVDVDGSGTSAVPMSLWWIVPQYVLLGAADVFTMVGMQEFFYDQVPGALKSLGLALYLSVLGVGSFISSFLITVIDGVTTRNGGTSWFADDLNRGHLDYFYLLLAALTALELLAFAYFSTSYVYKRKAGNH